The nucleotide sequence GGCACCGTGGTGGTGGTCGAGCAGCTGCGCTCGCGCGGCGAGAAGCTGGACTGGTGCATCGTGGGCGAGCCCACCTCGGTGGAGCGGCTGGGCGACATGATCAAGAACGGCCGGCGCGGCAGCCTGACCGGCAAGCTCACCGTCAAAGGCATCCAGGGCCACATCGCCTACCCACAGCTGGCCAGAAACCCCATCCACCTGGCGCTGCCGGCGCTGGCCGAGCTGGCGGCCACCGAGTGGGACCGCGGCAACGACTTCTTCCCGCCCACCAGCTTCCAGGTCAGCAACATCCATGGCGGCACCGGCGCCGGCAACGTGATCCCCGGCGCGGCGGTGGTCGACTTCAACTTCCGCTTTTCCACCGAATCGACGGCCGAGGGGCTGCAGCGCCGGGTGCAGGCGGTCCTGGAGCGCCATGGCCTGAAGCCCGGCGAGGGCTATGACCTGGTGTGGACCGTGGGCGGCCAGCCCTTCCTCACGCCGCCGGGCGAGCTGGTGGGCGCCATCCAGCGGGCCATCCGTGCCGAAACCGGCGTGGCGACCGAGCTGTCCACCACCGGCGGCACCAGCGACGGCCGTTTCATCTCGCGCATCTGCCCGCAGGTGATCGAGTTCGGCCCGCTCAACGCCAGCATCCACAAGAT is from Ramlibacter tataouinensis TTB310 and encodes:
- the dapE gene encoding succinyl-diaminopimelate desuccinylase, giving the protein MTNKTLHLTEQLISRRSVTPEDGGCQQLLRERLQPLGFDCETLVSGPENFRVTNMWAKRTAGRAGRTVVFAGHTDVVPTGPLEQWTSDPFVPTHRDGRLYGRGAADMKTSIAAFTVATEEFLAATPEPAISIALLITSDEEGPSTDGTVVVVEQLRSRGEKLDWCIVGEPTSVERLGDMIKNGRRGSLTGKLTVKGIQGHIAYPQLARNPIHLALPALAELAATEWDRGNDFFPPTSFQVSNIHGGTGAGNVIPGAAVVDFNFRFSTESTAEGLQRRVQAVLERHGLKPGEGYDLVWTVGGQPFLTPPGELVGAIQRAIRAETGVATELSTTGGTSDGRFISRICPQVIEFGPLNASIHKIDEHVAVADIEPLKNIYRRTLEQLNALPQ